The genomic window CCTTTTCCTACAACCTGTCGAGCAACTGCAAACGGCACAATGTGCTGTTTTTCTGGGTACAGGCTAGCTCTCAAGTCTCCGCTCCAGCTTTTCAGCAACTCCTCCCTTCGATCGGACGCCGTCGCGGGGGGCACTCCACACGCCGCGCTAGACTGAATGTAGCCTTCGGACTGGGCATGCCAAGAAAATTCTCGAGCACGCCCTCGTCGCTCTATGGCGTAAACCCACCCCACCGCCGGATGCTGTAGTGATCTGGCGCTGTTGATTTCGCGCCAGAAAGAATCAAGTGCCAGTTGATTTAAGATGTCGACAAGTGTTTTGCCCTCTAATTCTTTGGCGCCTATGTCTACCTGCTCATGACCAGAAGAACGTGAACCGCCCCAGATTTTTATCAAGCATTTTTGATACCTCTGGAAAGCATCGCGCAGAGCAGCATCGATACCTGAAGCATGGGGACCCCAGTCGCCAATAGGCGCGGCACGCTCCCGTGCGCGCTCCTCATCAATACCATGCACTTCGACAATCAATTGCTCCAGATCAGGCTGATCAATATAGGGGCCTAACATAGTCCAATGCAGCAACTGTCCGACGGCTTCAAGAAATGAACAGTCTTCTGACAGCCTTTTCAGATGAGTCGCAGGAATACGATAAAAAAGGTCAATGAGAGGCAGGAGGAACCGTGGAGCTGGTCTCGCCATTCGGTGGTCGAATCCTAGGTGCTCGGATAATGCACGGTCAAGAAGAAGCAGCGCCGCCGAAGTCTTCGCAGCCGCCTCCTGAATCAGCTCGGCGGGGTCGTCGTAGTCCGGCTTCGCCCAGGTTGCCTTACCGGTCTCTGATTCTCGTGGACCAACTCGATCCAGCCGGTAAACGAACGTTTCCTTGTCGATCGGCGAGGTACCTAGCCATTTGCGACAGTAATCTCCCAAAAGTGCCAGAGCGGTGTAGCGAGTCAATGTTGCCATCCACAACCCGAATCCCATCTGCTTTTCGGAGTCGTGCGTCAACAGAGCCCTTTGATCCGGATGTTCCTCCCCTCCGTCTCTGTCCTTTGAAAATTTAGCCAGGTCATCCAGAAGATTGGGGCGCGCCCGGGAAAGCACCGCGAGAGCTCGCTCTTCGGCGCGCACTCGTATCCCTGCACGATTAATTCGGACGTAGGCATCAATCGCCACACTCACATTACTCGGCGGGAGCCATCCAACCGCAAAGCGATTGCCTGTGAACATTCCACGGAACCGCATAAACACGGAAAGCCATTCGGGCTCAAACAGTCCCGTGAGCAAATCGATCATTTCTCGGACTAACCATTCATCTCTGCGAGAAAAGACATCGGCCCAACGCAATGGCGATGATGACTTTCCGGCCTCTACTCCACCGTCGAAAGCATGACCGGTAACGAAGTGAGGCCCCCATGGCAGCAACTCGTCCAACACTGGTAGCGAGTCAACAGAGAATCTTCGTAACGCAGATAAGGCTCGGATTTTTTCGTCACCCGGGCTAAGTACGCTCGAAGGAGAGAGCAAGGCCGCAAGTGGAATTGATCCCAAGGGACTAGGCGGTACGGGCCGACTTTGGCCCTTCGAGTCAATGCGGGTGCGCGCCAGAGGCGTAAGTCTCCTAAAAACCGACCCACGCCGAATGTTTTGAGCCTCACTGTGACGCCCAAAGTATGGCCGCTCCTTGTCAAACTCGCGCAACGCTGGAAGAACAGCCAGCCATATACCCGTAGGCTCTTCGACACTGATCTCATCGTTAGATCCCCGACTAGTATGGTCAGGCATTTCGGGTCCTATTGACCGCAAAGCCTCTAGGTCCGCAAGACGGGTGAGTACCATGCCCTCTGCTACATAAGAAGATGCGATAATTTGCTGGAACGTATCCAGCAATGCGCGCGTACGTTGCTGGCCATCCACAAGCCACATAGGTTGCTTTTCCAACGCGAACTCTCTGATTGGGACGCCATGACTGCGAGGGTCTTCCGAAACCTCGTCTGGCACCCACAACACAAACGAACCGCAGGGAGACTGCTCATAAACCGACTCCAAAAGAGCAGTGCGATTGCCCGCGCTCCAGACAGCACCTCGCTGAAAATTGGGCACGCCCAGCTGATCTGACCGGCGAACGACGTCAGCCCACGACCACCAACTAGGTTCGATATCGAGACTCATAGCGCCTCACTGCCAGTCGGCTGTATGTGTGAAACTCATTGATCCCCTCACCGACGCAACATCGGAATGACACTTTGATTTGTCTCGCGCAAGAAGCGCTCAGAACCACTAGGTTGGCTTTACGTGTAGGTACATCCCAGACTCCACATTCCCGACCACCATCGCCTTGCCTTCCGTAGGGTCAACAAAACCCGAAGGAAACGCGGCACACTGATTATTGGCCACGGTGATGGCCAAATCATCCAGCGTGTCACACAAATGCACCGAGCGATCACACTTACTACAGTATTTTTCGACCGAGCTATCGGTAACTATGAGCGAATCCCATGTTTGCTCGCACTTAAACCCCCAAGAACAATTTCTTAATTCGTACTCTGCATTTGATTTTCTCATCGAGCCCCCAATACAACCTTCAATCATGTGCAATCGTAGTAAATCGATCCCAGACTTTATCAAGGACATAGCGTTTTTGCTCGGTTGTTTCTATCGCCCCTGGCCGCGCCGAACGCACCCGTTTTATTGCCACATCGGGTGACAGTCCGAGGTCGACAAGAATGCGTGCCGCGACTAAACCTGTTCTGCCTAAACCGCCCCGGCAGTGAATGACAAGATTTTCTTCAGCGCTCAATAAATTAACCATCTGCCACCAGGATTCATGCCAAATCATCTCAAATTCTTTCGTTGGTATCGAAACATCAACAATCGGCATATGCCACCAGCTCAGACTATGAGCATTAGAACGCCCCCCAAGGTCCGGCACGCCCAGAGAAACCAGTTCATCGGTTTCCATCAATGTGATCAACCCGCATGCGCCCCAGTCGCAGATCGCCTGCAAGTCTTGATCAAGGTCGCGAGCCCAGGCGCCGGTCATGGCATTGGGGTCACACTTTCCCGGGCAGAACGTGAGCCCGAGCCTTCCGCCTATGGGGGTTTGCACAGCCGCGATGACTAATGGATCACTCAGACTCGATCTAGCAGACAGACGCGTCATAGTGATAGCGACCTATGCATCTCCCCAGCCACAAGTAGCCTCTCGGCTAGTTCAGTCAGGTGCTCGCACGCATGCAGTCGTTCTACCCATTCCAGAGGAATACCCGCACATCCGTAGTGGGCTCCTGCCAATTGTCCATAAATAGCACCGGTCGTATCAGCATCGTCTCCAAGATTCACAGCGGCCAAGGCTCCATCTCGAAAGTTTGTGGTGCTCCAAAAAGCCCAAAGCGCCGCTTCGATGGCATCGACAACGTAGCCTGTCCCACGGATGGAGCCGGCGGGTTTGCGCTTGAAGGAGCCTCCTGCCACTTCAGCGACCTTGCTTGCGAGGTCGGCCGGGTCCCAGAAATCCTTTGAGGGATGCCAATAGCTACCGCACAAGGCATCTTTTGATTGTCCATTGAGGGCACCCACAATTAGTCCCGTGTAATAACGGCAGGCATCAACGGCTTCATCCGCGCCATGGGTGGTACGAGACATCTGCGCTGCGCGTTCAATCGCCGCCGAGGGGGAGTTCGCATAGAACAGTGGTATTGGCGCTAAGCGCATCAAACTGCCATTGCCAGCGGTTTGTGGATCTACAGACCCCGCCATAGGATCCCCCGTCTGCTCAAACTTAAAAAGCGCGCCGAGTACGGTGTTGCCAATATCAAAACAGGTTCCGGTGCTGCTTAGATATCCTTCGTGCCACCAACGACAGTACCGCTGCATCTGATCGGTAGCATCAAAGCCTTCACTCTCAATCAGACTCGCTGCAAGGCACAGCGCCATCGACGTGTCGTCAGTCCATTGCCCTGGCTTAAGACCGAAAGGCCCACCGCCCATCATGTCGCTGATGGGCTCGAAGGTACCCGGCGACTTAAATTCCAGGGTTGTCCCCAGCGCATCGCCCACCGCGAGTCCCAGTAACGCGCCCAGACCACGGTCTTTGATATCGACGCTTATTAGCACAGGCAATCGTATACCTGCGAGATAAAAGGCCAGTACTCGCAGTCAACATCGTGATCTGGACATTCCGAGCCTTCCAGAATGAATTTGGCTTCCGTCAAGGTATCTTCGACCCAGCTGTCGTCACCCACATACACCAATAACGATGTAGCGAATCGCATCGATGCATAGCGCGGATTCTCTTCCAGCATCCCACTCATACCCACATGCAGGCCATCGACGTATACAAAATAGGCCGTGTCTGACACGTCGAATCCTTTACGTCGCAGGATCCACTGGTACATCTCTATCTGGCGCTTATACCCCTCCTTCCATTTTCCGGCCAGAGACACTGGCTTTGGATCCTTTGACTGATTGGAGGTGCTTTTGTAATCGACGATGTGAAGCTGTCCCGTGGTCACATGCTCCCAGATATCGTCGATGCCACCGCCAAAGCGGATATTCGTTTCGTCGTGGACGACGCTGAAGTAGTCGTCGCCCGACCCGAAGTGAAGCGAACTCATCCAACGTTCAAGATCGGGGTGTTCAAATGGCTTCAGGTTGTCCAAGCCGTGATGAACCATAAACGGGTGAGGACCAAATCCTCGAACGCTATCAAAGTCCCGTTTAAGCAACCGATCCGTGTTGGAGTTGATGTTAAACGGCGGCATGCTCGGAAACTTCACGCCACCGGCCTTCTCAAGCCAAAAGCAGCCCGGACATCGTATGAACGACTCCAGCTTCGACCGTGAGAGCTCGTAGGGCTCTGGATTGTTGGGGTCAAAAGCCCCGCGGTGCCGCGGCATCACGCCTCTCCCAATTTGTAAAAATTAAGCGGGCGAATGTTACTGGCTAGCTCAAGCGAAACCCGTGGGAGCATGCCGATGAGCGGTGGTAACGCCCTATCGTCTGCTATCCAGTGGGCGCGCCCTCTAGCGCCGCCAAGGGATGCTCTTAAATTTTGTGCCCGAACCCGCTTGTCGATAGCCACTCCCTAAAATCCAAACACGCTGCAGGCAAGCTCGCCGGCCAGTTCAATCGTGTCGCTTGGCAGCGCCATCAAGAATGCGGCCAGGTCGAGGTCGGCCAATTGCGACAAGGCCTCCAGCGAACACTCGTTCGTGAGCAGAGCAAGCACGGCTTCCGGGTTAGCCCCCGCGTTGACTGCAGCGATGTAAAGTTCCTGATCGCAGGCAGAGAGACACAAGAATTCGCTGGCTTCCCGGTTCCACTCGATCAGGTCAGGACTTTGTACTGGCATCACTTTCTCCCTCTGTTGTTGCTCATAGCTTCACGGCTGCGCAACCCAAAACTATTGCTCGCCAATGATCTTTAACCCCTGCCCAAAGGGATTGGTCGGACTATCGGGCGAGAAAGGGTTACCGGCGCCATAGGGATTGTTAATAGAGTCTGCTGAATAGGGACTGCCGTAGCGCCCATAGGGGTTGCTTACTGAATCGGCATCGTAAGGATTCGTGCTCAACTTGCCGCGGTAGTTGCCACTGCTGTCATACAACTTGGGCGCATCCGTTGCATACGGGTTGGTGGCCGACTGATTGCTGTAAGGGCTCCCATAGCGACCGTACGGGTTGGCAATGCCGTCAGCCTTGTAAGGACTTCCCGCACCGTAAGGGTTACTCACGGAATCTGGATCAAAGGGATTGGCGCTCAGGTTGCCAAGCTCCGTTTGGGCACCAACTGTACTGGCCGCCAGAAGCGCCGTGAGTACCAGGGTAACTAACACTTCCTGGCGTATATCGTTGTTCATCGTCATTTGTCGTTTCCTCGTGAATATCATCGTCGATCAATACATTTACCGATTGTCAGAAATCCAGTTCCATAGTTTGCTGCCGCTGTCGGGTGGAACTGCCCGTATCCATCGCAAACGCGCATAAGTGCACAATCCGATCTTTGGCGAACAGCCCACCGCCGCTGAGACTGTCT from Congregibacter litoralis KT71 includes these protein-coding regions:
- a CDS encoding phosphatase domain-containing protein, whose product is MTGAWARDLDQDLQAICDWGACGLITLMETDELVSLGVPDLGGRSNAHSLSWWHMPIVDVSIPTKEFEMIWHESWWQMVNLLSAEENLVIHCRGGLGRTGLVAARILVDLGLSPDVAIKRVRSARPGAIETTEQKRYVLDKVWDRFTTIAHD
- a CDS encoding ADP-ribosylglycohydrolase family protein, with the protein product MLISVDIKDRGLGALLGLAVGDALGTTLEFKSPGTFEPISDMMGGGPFGLKPGQWTDDTSMALCLAASLIESEGFDATDQMQRYCRWWHEGYLSSTGTCFDIGNTVLGALFKFEQTGDPMAGSVDPQTAGNGSLMRLAPIPLFYANSPSAAIERAAQMSRTTHGADEAVDACRYYTGLIVGALNGQSKDALCGSYWHPSKDFWDPADLASKVAEVAGGSFKRKPAGSIRGTGYVVDAIEAALWAFWSTTNFRDGALAAVNLGDDADTTGAIYGQLAGAHYGCAGIPLEWVERLHACEHLTELAERLLVAGEMHRSLSL
- a CDS encoding PD-(D/E)XK nuclease family protein; this translates as MKFPSMPPFNINSNTDRLLKRDFDSVRGFGPHPFMVHHGLDNLKPFEHPDLERWMSSLHFGSGDDYFSVVHDETNIRFGGGIDDIWEHVTTGQLHIVDYKSTSNQSKDPKPVSLAGKWKEGYKRQIEMYQWILRRKGFDVSDTAYFVYVDGLHVGMSGMLEENPRYASMRFATSLLVYVGDDSWVEDTLTEAKFILEGSECPDHDVDCEYWPFISQVYDCLC